Genomic DNA from Bacillus sp. Marseille-P3661:
ACGTTTTTACGGTGTTCAATTCCATCCAGAAGTACGTCATTCAGAATATGGTAATGATATGCTGAAGAATTTCGTATTCGGTGTTTGTGAATGTGCAGGAACATGGTCGATGGAAAACTTTATTGAAATCGAAATGCAAAAAATTAGAGAAACAGTTGGCGATAAGCAGGTTTTATGTGCCCTTAGTGGCGGTGTAGATTCTTCGGTTGTTGCGGTGCTTATCCATAAAGCAATTGGAGACCAATTAACTTGTATATTCGTAGATCACGGCTTGCTTCGAAAAGGAGAAGCTGAAGGGGTAATGAAGACATTTAGTGAAGGTTTTAATATGAACGTGATTAAAGTAGACGCTAAAGACCGTTTCATGGAAAAATTAAAGGGCGTTTCTGATCCGGAGAAAAAACGTAAGATTATTGGTAATGAATTTATTTATGTATTTGATGATGAATCAACAAAGCTAAAAGGGATTGAGTTTTTAGCGCAAGGTACATTATATACGGATATTATCGAAAGTGGCACAAAAACAGCGCAAACGATAAAATCCCATCATAATGTAGGTGGATTACCTGAAGACATGAACTTTAAGTTGATAGAACCATTAAATACTTTATTTAAAGATGAAGTTCGCGCCCTTGGTACAGAACTGGGTATTCCTGATGAAATTGTTTGGAGACAGCCGTTCCCGGGTCCAGGCCTAGGTATTCGCGTATTAGGTGAAATTACTGAAGAAAAACTAGAGATTGTTCGTGAATCAGATGCTATACTTCGTGAAGAAATTAGACTAGCGGGTTTAGAACGAGATATTTGGCAATACTTCACTGTACTTCCTGATATTCGTAGTGTAGGTGTAATGGGAGATGCTAGAACATATGATTACACGATTGGAATCCGTGCTGTAACATCAATTGATGGTATGACATCCGATTGGGCTAGAATTCCTTGGGAAGTGTTAGAGAAGATCTCAACAAGGATAGTAAATGAAGTCGCGCATATTAATCGCGTTGTTTATGATATTACAAGTAAACCGCCAGCAACAATTGAGTGGGAATAATGGCTTGAATCGTCAAAACACGAATAATATAGAAATTTCAATAAAAAATGTTCGTTTTTTTTATTGACGCACTGTAGTTAAATTGATATTATGTTAATGAACTAATATAAATCAATAATACGTCGTATAATATCAGGGATATGGCCTGAGAGTTTCTACCAAGCTACCGAAAATAGCTTGACTACGAGGTGTGTGATAAAAAAACAGTGAACACTATGTTTGTTTGAATTTTTTTATCTCAAACCTCCGTAATTGAAGCGCTCCTCAGGAAACTGAAGGGGCGTTTTCTATTGCACTATTTTTTATTTAGGAGGACGTTTAGTATATGAAAAAGTATTTTCAGTTCGAGGAACTAGGAACAAATTACAAAAGGGAATTTATTGCGGGTTTGACTACGTTCTTATCAATGGCTTACATCTTATTTGTAAACCCGAATGTATTGTCACTGGCAGATATTCCGGATTTACCGCCTGAAATGAGAATGGATGGTAATGCGGTTTTTGCAGCTACAGCTATAGCAGCAGCGATCGGGTCATTGTTAATGGGTTTAATTGCAAAGTATCCAATTGCATTAGCACCCGGTATGGGACTTAACGCATTTTTTGCATATTCTGTAGTATTAGGTATGCAAGTGCCTTGGCAAACAGCGCTTTCGGGAGTATTGGTTTCAGGGTTGATATTTATATTGTTAACCTTAACTGGTGTACGTGAAAAAATTATTAACTCGATTCCTGCAGAATTAAAATTTGCTGTAGGTGCAGGGATTGGTTTGTTTATAACGTTTATTGGTTTAGTAAATGCTGGTATTATTGTAAATAATGACGCTACACTTGTTGGTATTGGAGATTTAACAAACGGAAATACGTTACTTGCAATTTTTGGGATTGTTATTACTG
This window encodes:
- the guaA gene encoding glutamine-hydrolyzing GMP synthase, which translates into the protein MREQVNEMILVLDFGSQYNQLITRRIREFGVYSELHDHTITAAEVKKINPKGIIFSGGPNSVYGENSFSVDEDIFNLGIPVFGICYGMQLMTHHLGGKVEKAKHREYGKATIEIKNQSKLFADLPNEQVVWMSHGDLVVSTPEGFVVDATNPSCPIAAMSDESRRFYGVQFHPEVRHSEYGNDMLKNFVFGVCECAGTWSMENFIEIEMQKIRETVGDKQVLCALSGGVDSSVVAVLIHKAIGDQLTCIFVDHGLLRKGEAEGVMKTFSEGFNMNVIKVDAKDRFMEKLKGVSDPEKKRKIIGNEFIYVFDDESTKLKGIEFLAQGTLYTDIIESGTKTAQTIKSHHNVGGLPEDMNFKLIEPLNTLFKDEVRALGTELGIPDEIVWRQPFPGPGLGIRVLGEITEEKLEIVRESDAILREEIRLAGLERDIWQYFTVLPDIRSVGVMGDARTYDYTIGIRAVTSIDGMTSDWARIPWEVLEKISTRIVNEVAHINRVVYDITSKPPATIEWE